In Mus musculus strain C57BL/6J chromosome 1, GRCm38.p6 C57BL/6J, a single genomic region encodes these proteins:
- the Tex44 gene encoding testis-expressed protein 44 — protein MTAEPLEDPEASSSSTHDLPEASSDNTADENSADLPGESEGPDSLPDDVPPGDIDEVLAEHDVDQTSEAKAITTEQNEEQDFIRTDTFMRQDEDLLSKQISTITEKNVDQAYMQINTVFEQDKDQASIQTATLMGQDEDQAFLQIVTSVGQNKDQASIQTATLMGQDEDQASLQIATSVGQNKDQPSMQMDTSIGQDVEPAISTDTATSAVKDESPDIPHQGQDNPEETTSLLPQDPGILQVFVGFQNPVWDRLAENNRTSRSRTVSPSDSQTQEKTLGNPNVPEGQPVLVPNADVLSNLPEHVQTSVGAADPPPSDTSGRDPEPTPTTNSAKQEAEGFKALNPGSKARSPGLTSEDSAADSGIPPDPPDPGSPGGSPPHSPDFYQVALGRNLLDPNLYRPDVENDYMRSMTSLLGCGEGSISSLTDILVWSDTATRMGVAVGILASGCSSPADRLQDEGPRLRTVASLLRSARSAFSSGVMSGTGSALHSVTHLLESVERRTMEGIRSAMRYLAHHLTSRWARTGPSGN, from the coding sequence ATGACCGCTGAGCCCTTGGAAGACCCTGAAGCCAGCAGCAGTTCTACACATGATCTTCCCGAGGCCTCCTCGGACAACACAGCTGATGAAAACTCTGCAGATTTACCCGGAGAGTCCGAAGGACCAGACTCCCTGCCCGATGACGTCCCACCAGGAGACATCGACGAAGTGCTAGCTGAACATGATGTAGATCAAACCTCTGAGGCGAAAGCCATCACCACAGAGCAAAATGAAGAGCAGGACTTCATTCGGACTGATACCTTCATGAGACAAGATGAGGACCTGCTCTCCAAGCAGATTTCCACCATCACGGAGAAAAATGTAGACCAGGCGTACATGCAGATTAACACAGTTTTTGAGCAGGATAAAGACCAGGCCTCCATACAGACTGCCACCTTGATGGGACAAGATGAAGACCAGGCATTTTTGCAGATTGTCACTTCTGTGGGACAGAATAAAGATCAGGCCTCCATACAGACTGCCACCTTGATGGGACAGGATGAAGACCAGGCATCTTTGCAGATTGCCACTTCTGTGGGACAGAATAAAGATCAGCCCTCCATGCAGATGGACACCTCCATAGGGCAAGATGTAGAGCCAGCCATCTCCACAGATACAGCAACTTCTGCAGTCAAAGATGAGAGCCCAGATATTCCACATCAGGGCCAGGACAATCCTGAAGAGACCACATCTTTGCTGCCCCAAGACCCAGGTATCCTGCAAGTGTTTGTGGGTTTCCAGAACCCAGTGTGGGACAGGCTAGCTGAAAACAACCGTACAAGTCGGAGCCGGACGGTTTCCCCGAGTGACTCCCAGACCCAGGAAAAGACACTGGGAAACCCGAATGTTCCAGAAGGGCAGCCAGTATTAGTTCCAAATGCTGACGTGCTATCTAACCTGCCTGAACATGTCCAGACTTCGGTGGGAGCTGCTGACCCACCCCCTTCCGATACCAGTGGTCGCGACCCAGAACCCACGCCTACCACCAACTCGGCCAAGCAGGAAGCTGAAGGGTTCAAGGCCTTGAACCCTGGGAGCAAAGCTAGATCGCCAGGGCTGACCAGTGAGGATTCAGCTGCTGACTCAGGTATCCCACCGGATCCACCTGACCCAGGCTCCCCAGGTGGCAGCCCACCCCACTCTCCAGATTTCTACCAGGTGGCCCTGGGCAGGAACCTTCTGGACCCCAATCTGTATAGACCTGATGTGGAGAACGACTACATGCGCTCCATGACCAGCCTGCTGGGTTGTGGAGAGGGCTCCATCAGCTCCCTCACAGACATCCTGGTGTGGTCAGACACAGCCACACGCATGGGTGTGGCTGTGGGCATTCTGGCCTCGGGCTGCAGCTCTCCAGCTGACCGGCTACAAGACGAGGGTCCCCGCCTGCGGACTGTCGCCAGCCTCTTGCGCAGCGCCAGGTCAGCTTTCTCCTCTGGGGTGATGTCTGGAACTGGCTCAGCCCTGCACTCTGTCACGCACCTGCTGGAGTCTGTGGAGAGACGGACTATGGAAGGCATCCGTTCAGCTATGCGCTACCTGGCCCATCATCTCACCTCACGCTGGGCCCGCACTGGCCCCAGTGGTAACTAG